The genomic region TGTGCCAAATACGGTTCCAGGGCCTATCCCGCGCCCTGAATATCCAAACACAGCCGCACCATTTGGTCCGATCTCCAAGACTTTGGGAATATGGTCGCCAGTCATGGCGATACGCCCTTGCCAGATATGGCTAAAGCCTTGCCCTGCCAGTTGCGGGAAGGTTTGCGCCAATTTGCGCGCTGCCCATGCGTGATGCGTGCCGCCCCCAAGCCGCCCTTCAACATTGCCAATCGCGCCCAAGATCAGGCGCCCTGTCGCATCCATGCGAAAGGAACTCATGACCATTGCCGTGTCCCACGCCCCTTCACCGCCCGCTAGAATTTCGGCGCGCAAGCTCTGCGGCAGGGGTGTTGTCGCAAATTGGCTATAATAAACGGGGATGAAGCTGGGCCTGTAACTGGAAAATCCCGCCATGTGATAGGCATTGGTGGCAATCAATGCGGATTGCGCGGTGATCTCGCGCCCTGCGGCGCGCGCCACCCAAGCGCGGCCCTGATGGGTTAAATCTTCAACTGTGAGGGGGGCAAAGATCAGTGCCCCTGCCGCTTGGGCCGCGCGGGCAAGCCCGCGTGCGTAAGCCAAAGGTTGAATCGTGCCAGCACGCGGATCAAACAGCGCGCCTGAAAAGTTAGGGCTGCCCGTGCGCGCGGCAGTTTCCTCGGCATCAAGCAGCTGCAAGGGCGCGCCATATTGGTTGCCTTGGCGATGGCGGGTTTTCAGATCATCCAATCCCGCCGCGTTATGGGCAAGGTGCAAGGTGCCGTTCCGCGTGGCTTCGCAGGCGATATTCTCGCGCGCGATCAGGTCAAAAACACGGGCAGGGGCCGCGCCAAGCGTATCAATCAGCGCTTCACCCGCATTGACGCCGAGGGTTTTGATGATCTCCTGCGGCGGCAACCACAGCCCTGCATTCACAAGGCCCACATTGCGCCCCGATCCGCCATGGCCGATCTCTTGCGCCTCAAGAAGCGCGACCTTGGCGCCCATGCGGGCGGCCTCTAATGCCGCAGAAAGGCCCGTGAAGCCGCCCCCGATGATCAAGAGATCAACCGCGCTTGGTAAAGCGTCTGCGCTGT from Rhodobacterales bacterium HKCCA1288 harbors:
- a CDS encoding FAD-binding oxidoreductase, with protein sequence MQASGAFGSKGNLWHSTAREQVTADSADALPSAVDLLIIGGGFTGLSAALEAARMGAKVALLEAQEIGHGGSGRNVGLVNAGLWLPPQEIIKTLGVNAGEALIDTLGAAPARVFDLIARENIACEATRNGTLHLAHNAAGLDDLKTRHRQGNQYGAPLQLLDAEETAARTGSPNFSGALFDPRAGTIQPLAYARGLARAAQAAGALIFAPLTVEDLTHQGRAWVARAAGREITAQSALIATNAYHMAGFSSYRPSFIPVYYSQFATTPLPQSLRAEILAGGEGAWDTAMVMSSFRMDATGRLILGAIGNVEGRLGGGTHHAWAARKLAQTFPQLAGQGFSHIWQGRIAMTGDHIPKVLEIGPNGAAVFGYSGRGIGPGTVFGTVAAQALLQQNRNLWPMPPLQKSVTGFGQLRAAYYELGAALSHAIQNR